The Capsicum annuum cultivar UCD-10X-F1 chromosome 3, UCD10Xv1.1, whole genome shotgun sequence genomic sequence TAACGTCATCCTTACCTTCCTCCGGCTTATCACCGGCAGTCTGTTCAGGGTTCCAAACTCAACAATGGCAACTAAATATGAGGGTTGCGCTCATTGCAGGACTTAACCCAACACCTTATGGCACGAGCTGACGACAGCCATGCACCATCTATGTCTGCATTCCCGAAGAAACCCCTCTCTTTCAAGAGGATTCGCGGCATGTCAAGCCCTGGTAAGGTTCTTTGCTTTTCATCGAATTAAACCATATGCTGCACCGCTTGTGCGGGCCCCCGTCAATTCCTTTGAGTTTCATTCTTGCGAACGTACTCCCTAGGCGGGATACTTAACGCGTTAGCTACAGCACTGCACGGGTCGATACGCACAGCGCCTAGTATCCATCATTTACAGCTAGGACTACTGGGGTATCTAATCTTAATTGCTCCCCTAGCTTTCTCTCTCAGTGTCAGTGTCGACCCAGCAGAGTGTTTTCGCCGTTGGTGTTCTTTCTGATCTCTACGCATTTCACCGCTCCACCAGAAATTCCCTCTGCCCTTACCGTACTCTAGCTTGGTAGTTTCCACGGCCTATCCAGGGTTGAGCCCTGGGATTTGATGACGGACTTAAAAAGCCACCTACAGACGCTTTACGCCCAATCATTCCGGATAACGTTTGCATCCTCTGTATGGCTGCTGGCACAAAGTTAGCCGATGCTTATTCCCCAGATACCGTCATTGCTTCTTCTCTGGGAAAAGAAGTTCTCGACCCATGGGCCATCTACCTCCACGCGGCATTGCTTCGTCAGGCTTTCGCCCATTGTGGAAAATTCCCCACTGCTGCCTCCCGTAGGAGTCTGGGCCGTGTCTCAGTCCCAGTGTGGCTGATCGTCCTCTCGGACCAGCTACTGATCACCGCCTTGGTAAGCTATTGCCTCACCAACTAGCTAATCAGATGCGAGCCCCTCCTCGGGTGGATTCCTCCTTTTGCTCCTCAGCCTACGGGGTATTAGCAGTCGTTTCCAGCTATTGTTCCCCTCCCAAGGGCAGGTTCTTACGCGTTACTCACCCGTCCACCATTGGAAACACCGTTTCGACTTGCATGTGTTAAGCATGCCGCCAGCGTTCATCTTGAGCCAGGATCGAACTCTCCATGAGATTCATAGTTGCATTACTTATAGCTTCCTTGTTCGTAGACAAAGCGGATTCGGAATTGTCTTTCATTCCAAGGCATAACTTGTATCCATGCGCTTCATATTTGCCCGGAGTTCGCTCCCAAAAATATAGCCATCCTTGCCCCCTCACGTCAATCCCATGAGCCTCTTATCCATTCTTATTGAACGATGGCGGGGGAGCAAATCCAACTAAAAAAACTCACATTGGGCTTAGGGATAATCAGGCTCGAACTGATGACTTCCACCACGTCAAGGTGACACTCTACCGCTGAGTTATATCCCTTCCCCGCCCCATCGAGAAATATAACTGACTAATCCTAAGTCAAAGGGTCGAGAAACTCAACGCCactattcttgaacaacttggagccGGGCCTTCTTTTCGCACTATTACGGATATGAAAATAATGGTCAAAATCGGATTCAATTGTCAACTTCCTCTATCGGAAATAGGATTAACTACCGATTCCGAAGGAACGAACTGGAGNNNNNNNNNNNNNNNNNNNNNNNNNNNNNNNNNNNNNNNNNNNNNNNNNNNNNNNNNNNNNNNNNNNNNNNNNNNNNNNNNNNNNNNNNNNNNNNNNNNNNNNNNNNNNNNNNNNNNNNNNNNNNNNNNNNNNNNNNNNNNNNNNNNNNNNNNNNNNNNNNNNNNNNNNNNNNNNNNNNNNNNNNNNNNNNNNNNNNNNNNNNNNNNNNNNNNNNNNNNNNNNNNNNNNNNNNNNNNNNNNNNNNNNNNNNNNNNNNNNNNNNNNNNNNNNNNNNNNNNNNNNNNNNNNNNNNNNNNNNNNNNNNNNNNNNNNNNNNNNNNNNNNNNNNNNNNNNNNNNNNNNNNNNNNNNNNNNNNNNNNNNNNNNNNNNNNNNNNNNNNNNNNNNNNNNNNNNNNNNNNNNNNNNNNNNNNNNNNNNNNNNNNNNNNNNNNNNNNNNNNNNNNNNNNNNNNNNNNNNNNNNNNNNNNNNNNNNNNNNNNNNNNNNNNNNNNNNNNNNNNNNNNNNNNNNNNNNNNNNNNNNNNNNNNNNNNNNNNNNNNNNNNNNNNNNNNNNNNNNNNNNNNNNNNNNNNNNNNNNNNNNNNNNNNNNNNNNNNNNNNNNNNNNNNNNNNNNNNNNNNNNNNNNNNNNNNNNNNNNNNNNNNNNNNNNNNNNNNNNNNNNNNNNNNNNNNNNNNNNNNNNNNNNNNNNNNNNNNNNNNNNNNNNNNNNNNNNNNNNNNNNNNNNNNNNNNNNNNNNNNNNNNNNNNNNNNNNNNNNNNNNNNNNNNNNNNNNNNNNNNNNNNNNNNNNNNNNNNNNNNNNNNNNNNNNNNNNNNNNNNNNNNNNNNNNNNNNNNNNNNNNNNNNNNNNNNNNNNNNNNNNNNNNNNNNNNNNNNNNNNNNNNNNNNNNNNNNNNNNNNNNNNNNNNNNNNNNNNNNNNNNNNNNNNNNNNNNNNNNNNNNNNNNNNNNNNNNNNNNNNNNNNNNNNNNNNNNNNNNNNNNNNNNNNNNNNNNNNNNNNNNNNNNNNNNNNNNNNNNNNNNNNNNNNNNNNNNNNNNNNNNNNNNNNNNNNNNNNNNNNNNNNNNNNNNNNNNNNNNNNNNNNNNNNNNNNNNNNNNNNNNNNNNNNNNNNNNNNNNNNNNNNNNNNNNNNNNNNNNNNNNNNNNNNNNNNNNNNNNNNNNNNNNNNNNNNNNNNNNNNNNNNNNNNNNNNNNNNNNNNNNNNNNNNNNNNNNNNNNNNNNNNNNNNNNNNNNNNNNNNNNNNNNNNNNNNNNNNNNNNNNNNNNNNNNNNNNNNNNNNNNNNNNNNNNNNNNNNNNNNNNNNNNNNNNNNNNNNNNNNNNNNNNNNNNNNNNNNNNNNNNNNNNNNNNNNNNNNNNNNNNNNNNNNNNNNNNNNNNNNNNNNNNNNNNNNNNNNNNNNNNNNNNNNNNNNNNNNNNNNNNNNNNNNNNNNNNNNNNNNNNNNNNNNNNNNNNNNNNNNNNNNNNNNNNNNNNNNNNNNNNNNNNNNNNNNNNNNNNNNNNNNNNNNNNNNNNNNNNNNNNNNNNNNNNNNNNNNNNNNNNNNNNNNNNNNNNNNNNNNNNNNNNNNNNNNNNNNNNNNNNNNNNNNNNNNNNNNNNNNNNNNNNNNNNNNNNNNNNNNNNNNNNNNNNNNNNNNNNNNNNNNNNNNNNNNNNNNNNNNNNNNNNNNNNNNNNNNNNNNNNNNNNNNNNNNNNNNNNNNNNNNNNNNNNNNNNNNNNNNNNNNNNNNNNNNNNNNNNNNNNNNNNNNNNNNNNNNNNNNNNNNNNNNNNNNNNNNNNNNNNNNNNNNNNNNNNNNNNNNNNNNNNNNNNNNNNNNNNNNNNNNNNNNNNNNNNNNNNNNNNNNNNNNNNNNNNNNNNNNNNNNNNNNNNNNNNNNNNNNNNNNNNNNNNNNNNNNNNNNNNNNNNNNNNNNNNNNNNNNNNNNNNNNNNNNNNNNNNNNNNNNNNNNNNNNNNNNNNNNNNNNNNNNNNNNNNNNNNNNNNNNNNNNNNNNNNNNNNNNNNNNNNNNNNNNNNNNNNNNNNNNNNNNNNNNNNNNNNNNNNNNNNNNNNNNNNNNNNNNNNNNNNNNNNNNNNNNNNNNNNNNNNNNNNNNNNNNNNNNNNNNNNNNNNNNNNNNNNNNNNNNNNNNNNNNNNNNNNNNNNNNNNNNNNNNNNNNNNNNNNNNNNNNNNNNNNNNNNNNNNNNNNNNNNNNNNNNNNNNNNNNNNNNNNNNNNNNNNNNNNNNNNNNNNNNNNNNNNNNNNNNNNNNNNNNNNNNNNNNNNNNNNNNNNNNNNNNNNNNNNNNNNNNNNNNNNNNNNNNNNNNNNNNNNNNNNNNNNNNNNNNNNNNNNNNNNNNNNNNNNNNNNNNNNNNNNNNNNNNNNNNNNNNNNNNNNNNNNNNNNNNNNNNNNNNNNNNNNNNNNNNNNNNNNNNNNNNNNNNNNNNNNNNNNNNNNNNNNNNNNNNNNNNNNNNNNNNNNNNNNNNNNNNNNNNNNNNNNNNNNNNNNNNNNNNNNNNNNNNNNNNNNNNNNNNNNNNNNNNNNNNNNNNNNNNNNNNNNNNNNNNNNNNNNNNNNNNNNNNNNNNNNNNNNNNNNNNNNNNNNNNNNNNNNNNNNNNNNNNNNNNNNNNNNNNNNNNNNNNNNNNNNNNNNNNNNNNNNNNNNNNNNNNNNNNNNNNNNNNNNNNNNNNNNNNNNNNNNNNNNNNNNNNNNNNNNNNNNNNNNNNNNNNNNNNNNNNNNNNNNNNNNNNNNNNNNNNNNNNNNNNNNNNNNNNNNNNNNNNNNNNNNNNNNNNNNNNNNNNNNNNNNNNNNNNNNNNNNNNNNNNNNNNNNNNNNNNNNNNNNNNNNNNNNNNNNNNNNNNNNNNNNNNNNNNNNNNNNNNNNNNNNNNNNNNNNNNNNNNNNNNNNNNNNNNNNNNNNNNNNNNNNNNNNNNNNNNNNNNNNNNNNNNNNNNNNNNNNNNNNNNNNNNNNNNNNNNNNNNNNNNNNNNNNNNNNNNNNNNNNNNNNNNNNNNNNNNNNNCCaattagaaacaaaaataaataaaaacatagtgCCAATAAAAGGAATTCAGGGCCCATATTCTTCTCCAATTTGAGTTTTACTCACATCTCGAATGAATTCAAGAACATATTCAAAGAAATTCTGACCCCCGGTCGGGATAGTTTGTGGGTTCCGAACAGCTATAGTGGCTGAACCTAATAAGATAGCAATTACAACCCAAGAAGTAATAAGTACTTGGCCATGTACTTGGAAACCCCCTATTTGCCAATAGAAATGTTGGCCTACTTCCACACCGGATATATCGTATAACCCCTTTAGAGTATTGATAGAACATGATAGAACATTCATATTGCCTTGCCCTctgaaaaaattgaactttaaacaAAATTTTTTGATTCAACCATCTCTTTGTCTACTTGAATCGGATATTTGTAATACCAACTAAGATTTATAATACTAATAAATCACATAATATCCCCagttatttttatctcttttttgaaattcagaaataGTAAGCGATTCCATAAAGGGATTTCTGAAGTAAGTTATTtatcttattatgttattattaatcAAGGATTTCTTATATAGCTAGAACGACCCTCACAAATTGCGAATACTAATTTATTAAGAATTAATCGGATTGAGGATATGGCGTCATCATTCGCTGGAATTGAAATATCTGCGAGATCGGGGTCACAATTTGTATCGGTTAAACAAATTGTTGGAATTCCTAAAGTAATACACTCTCGCAGGGCCGTATATTCTTCGTGCTGATCAACGATGATTACAATATCGGGTACCCCTGTCATATATTTAATCCCGCCCAGATATGTTTGCAAGCGAGATAATTGTCTTTTAAACATAGCTGCATCTCTTTTCGGGAGACGGTTGAGTCTCCCTGTTTTTTGTTCCATTCTCAAGTCCCTGAACTTATGAAGTCTTGTTTCTGTAGTGGACCAATTCGTTAACATACCGCCAAGCCATTTTTTATTAACATAATGACACCGGGCCCTTATTGCAGCCCACTCTACTGAATCAGCTGCTTTATTTTTGGTACCAACAATTAAGAATTGTTTTCCCCTACTTGCTGCGTCAAAAACTAAATCACAAGCTTCTGATAAAAAACGAGCAGTTCTAGTAAGATTTGTAATATGAATACCCTTACGCTTTGCAGAGATATAAGGCGCCATTTTAGGATTCCATTTCCTAGTACCATGACCAAAATGAACTCCTGCCTCCATCATCTCTTCCAAATTTATGTTCCAATATCTTCTTGTCATTTCTCCCCACAACCTCCCCcccttttttattcttaaaaaaaaaaagagacgaGGAACcctgaactgaaataaataattgttccGACGGAACCTTCTCTTCTACCGTAGATTGGACGTAGATACACGACCCAAACCATTATTCTTTTCTAttcattattctttttattaccaAAGCAAATAACCATCCCAAATGCAGATAGCGAAAGAGATGAATCCGTTGTTAGGAATCATTAAATCCTATAAATGATTGTTCGGGTATGtcgtgaaatttttttgaaagacaAGAATCAAATAATTTTCTGTGGTGGAACAAAATATCTCTCATCTCCCCCTCGAatagattctttttttttgtttccaaaGGAATGTTGTTATGTTGTTTTGAAGGGTGCACTAATCCCTTGAATCCGGTACCAACGGGTATCACCCCCCCCAAAACAACGTTCTCTTTCAGGCCTTTCAACCAATCGATACGACCCCGGAGAGCCGCTTTTGCTAAAACTCGAGCAGTTTCTTGAAAACTCGCTTCAGATATGAAACTTTGAGTATTGAGAGATGCTCTTGTTATTCCCAATAAGACGACTCGGTAACAGATCGCCTCTTCCAAAGCGCGACCCATTCGTTCTGCTCGCAACAATCCAATAAGTTCTCCGGGTGAAAAAACATTAGACAGTCCATCTTCTGAAACCAACACTTTTGATGTTATTTGACGTACAATAATTTCTATATGCCTATTATGAATCTGCACCCCCTGGGAGCGATAAACCTGTTGGATTTTATTAACCAAAGAGATTCGGCTTTGCGCTATAGTTAGCTCAGCACCAATCAAGAATCCCCAAGGAATTCCAAGAATTCTTGTTATACATTTGTTCCAACCCTCAACCCTCTTTTCTAGATTCATGGATATTGAATCAATCGAACGCACTTCTAACACCTGTTCTACTTTTGGAAGACCCTGTGTTATATCACCAGATCTCGatttttcatatataaatgtAACTAATGTATCTCCTTCGTAAAGGGTTTCGCCATAATGGCCATGAACGGTTGCTCCGGGGGTGGCCAAATAAGGCTTAGCTGATCGTATCACTATCGAGTCaacttgaacaagtataacttgaCCCGATTTGAGGGGCGGTCCATTTTTGGCTATATATACATTTTCACAAATAAACTGTCCAAGACTAATTATTTTAGATGTCTTTTCACAATAATTGTGATGGAGAAACGACCAATTCAAATTGAATGGATTTAAAATAATGTTACGACATGGATCGGGATTAAAAAATTTTCCATTTTCAtccattaaataatatttaaatttaatcactTGAAAGGTCTGGTTTAAATTGTCAAGTTGAAAATAGTTAGTTACTAAGATCTGATTATGAGTTATTAAATGGTAAGATGAATAAAAATTCTCAATTGGAAGGCATGTTCCTAAAGGGCCCAACGAATTCCTAATTGGAATTAGGGGATCTTTTTTAATTGATTCTTTTATCACACTGTGATATTTTACATCCTTGAATGGCCCCATTTGACAACAATTGGCTGCTGAAAAAATTATCAACGACTGACATTCCTTATTTCTATTCAACAATGTATGAATAGTTCCTTGAGGTTGGCTAAGAGATTGTTGAATTTTTGCCTTGGAATAGGAATAAATGGAAGAAAAGGGGTTGATATTGGTACAATCTGATCCATTATCAGAGAGAAATTCTGACCCCGACGGATCATTCCTTTTTTCGATATACGAAATAGGGGATTTCACTAAGTTAATTCTTAGGAAATGTCGATTCAAACCATTTGTGCTTATTTCAACAAAAGAAGCACGGGCTTCTTCGCAAGAAGAACTTTTTTTGTCTTGGTTCCAATTCAATACTAAACAAGTCCGAACTAATTGAATACTTGTGTCAGAAATTCCTCGAATCGGTTTGCCATTTCCATAAAGGATATAATTGACAATTCGAAGTTCCACATTATCCCTTTCCTGCAATGGATCCGGTGGAAAAAGGGTTGCTAAATTTATACCGTCCGTTATTTCATATGTGACGACAGGTCGAACTAAAACAAAAAACCTTTTCTTACTAGGTGTAATCCGTTGGACATAGAcccaatttttaacttttttggaTTCCTTGGAATTTCTTTTTCCTGTTCCTGATGGTATCAAAACGCCGGTATGTCTGGATATCTTATCTGTCTCTCCGGGAAAATGGATATCTCCAGAAAGATTTTAAGTTCAATTCGTTTGTTTTTTCTCTCCACCCGGACCAACCCACCGACTCGGCTTCTTAGATTTAAGGtgatttgtgtatctaccccaaCGATACTGTTGTTCCGTACCATTATAGAAGAAGATCCGGGCAAGATATGCACCTCTTcaggaatgaaaaaaaaatcgatCTACTTTCATTTGGTATTTTGACCGAAATTCCTTGACTCCTCGATACTCAATCAAATCCTCTTTTTTGATGACTGAATGCGTTTCTATAGTCCCATATTTAATAATGCCCGAACTCTTTCTTCTGTATCGAGGATCATCGAAATAAGCAAGAATACTATTTCGACGGAAAATACCATTTACAGGGATTTCAATCGAGATACCTGAACAGGGCATTAGTTGATTCTCGAGTTCTTGAATCAAATGTAGTGGAATGATGAATTTATTTCTTCGCCTTTTTGACAATAAATCAGAATTCTCGTGGAGAATAGGCGAATATACGAGATTATACTGACCAGTACATATGATTCGATTAAGGTCTGAATAATCAGGAATCCTATCTtcttttttaacataaaaatccgAACTAAATAATTTCTGCCTCGCCTGATCATCGGTTACTGAGAGGTTAGAAGTATATCTTCGCTTGCCAGAAAGAGAATGCGCATTCATTTGATCCTGATCCTTGTGGATCGAAAGGTAGACTAGACTGGACCTGCACGGCCCTCCTAATAATATCCATAAATGACTTGTTTTTGGTAATAGATGAACATTACCGTATGTAAATTCGGGTGCATGATAGACATCGGTACTCCAGTGCATTTCTCCGTCTGAATCAGAATAAATATGTTTTCGAACCTTCTCTTTAAAATTCAAAGTGGATATTCCTGCGCAAATCTCAGCAATTACTTGTTCTGATTCTACATATTGATCGTTTTGAACTAAAAGCAAACTTTTGGGTGGAATATTCACATTATGTAGAATATCTTCACTCTCAATAGTTACATACAAGTCTATAGAACATAGAAAGGCGGGATGCCCATGACGTGTACGTGTCGGATGAACCAAATCctcattgaattttatttttccattagATGGGGCTCGCACATGTTCTGCAGTACCCCCCGTGAATACTCCTCCGGTATGAAAAGTTCTTAATGTTAATTGAGTACCCGGTTCTCCAATCGATTGACCTGCAATAATACCTACAGCTTCCCCCAACTCAACTAGGTCGCCATGAGTAGGACTCCAGCCATAACATAATCGACAAATCCAAGATGTACTCCTACAAGTAAAGGGAGTTCGAATAGAGATTGGTTATGCCCGAAAGGTTATGAATCGATTTACAAGTCCAATGCCAATGTCTTGATTTCTAGTGGCAATACATTGCGAACCCATGTATATATCATCTGCTAATACACGACCAATTAATGTTTGACTAAAAATCCTTTCCGACATCATCCCATTCGAGGACTCACAGAAATACCCCGGGTGGTGCCACAATCCGTTCGACGGACAACAATGTGTTGAACTACTTCAACAATTCTGCGAGTGAGATATCCAGCGTCTGATGTTCGTACAGCAGTATCCACAACTCCTTTACGGGTTCCGTAGCAAGAAATGATGTATTCTGTTAAAGAGAGTCCTTTGCACAAATTGCTTTGAATAGGTAAATCAATCATTTGTCCTTGAGGATCCGACATTAATCCTTTTATACCTACTAATTTATGTACCTGAGATGCATTTCCTCTAGCTCCCGAGAAAGACATTATATGAACTGGATTAAAAGGGTCAGTCATCCTAAAATTCAGATTCATTTCTTGTCGCAAATATTCACTTGTAGCATACCATATTTCAATGGATTGATGTAATTTTTCTACCGCGTGTACATTCCCATAATGATGGTGTTTTTCCAAAATCAAACTTTGTTGTTCAGCATCTTGAACGAGCCATCCCTTAGAAGGTATTGTTAAAAGGTCATCAACTCCTAATGAAATGGATATAGCCATAGCTTTTTTGAACCCCAGAGTTTTTACTTGATCCAGGATATGTGATGTATATACCATTCCGAAGTGCTCTATTAATCTACTAATAAGTCGTTTCATGGCAGTTTCGTCTATCGCTTTATTGTGAAAGACCAGATTGGCCCGTTCTACCATAAGTACCTCCATATTCCGCTGAGTAGGATtcgacaatgggtttgagtcggTAATTGTAAACTTCCTTTTATCGATCTTGATTCGCGAATAAATTCCGGAACTATGTACCTAGCTGAACTGAAGAGCCCCGAAGTCCCACGGTATCATAGAATTATGTTAGGTACCATATGAATAGTCTCAAAAAAAACCCTGTATAGCTTATTCGATTTCTCGATAAAGAGCAATATGACCAACAGTGGTTCGAATGTATATAAAAAGGATTTGTTTTTT encodes the following:
- the LOC124897123 gene encoding 30S ribosomal protein S2, chloroplastic, translating into MTRRYWNINLEEMMEAGVHFGHGTRKWNPKMAPYISAKRKGIHITNLTRTARFLSEACDLVFDAASRGKQFLIVGTKNKAADSVEWAAIRARCHYVNKKWLGGMLTNWSTTETRLHKFRDLRMEQKTGRLNRLPKRDAAMFKRQLSRLQTYLGGIKYMTGVPDIVIIVDQHEEYTALRECITLGIPTICLTDTNCDPDLADISIPANDDAISSIRLILNKLVFAICEGRSSYIRNP
- the LOC124897120 gene encoding LOW QUALITY PROTEIN: DNA-directed RNA polymerase subunit beta''-like (The sequence of the model RefSeq protein was modified relative to this genomic sequence to represent the inferred CDS: inserted 2 bases in 2 codons; deleted 1 base in 1 codon; substituted 1 base at 1 genomic stop codon), coding for MEVLMVERANLVFHNKAIDETAMKRLISRLIEHFGMVYTSHILDQVKTLGFKKAMAISISLGVDDLLTIPSKGWLVQDAEQQSLILEKHHHYGNVHAVEKLHQSIEIWYATSEYLRQEMNLNFRMTDPFNPVHIMSFSGARGNASQVHKLVGIKGLMSDPQGQMIDLPIQSNLCKGLSLTEYIISCYGTRKGVVDTAVRTSDAGYLTRRIVEVVQHIVVRRTDCGTTRGISVSPXNGMMSERIFSQTLIGRVLADDIYMGSQCIATRNQDIGIGLVNRFITFRAXPISIRTPFTCRSTSWICRLCYGWSPTHGDLVELGEAVGIIAGQSIGEPGTQLTLRTFHTGGVFTGGTAEHVRAPSNGKIKFNEDLVHPTRTRHGHPAFLCSIDLYVTIESEDILHNVNIPPKSLLLVQNDQYVESEQVIAEICAGISTLNFKEKVRKHIYSDSDGEMHWSTDVYHAPEFTYGNVHLLPKTSHLWILLGGPCRSSLVYLSIHKDQDQMNAHSLSGKRRYTSNLSVTDDQARQKLFSSDFYVKKEDRIPDYSDLNRIICTGQYNLVYSPILHENSDLLSKRRRNKFIIPLHLIQELENQLMPCSGISIEIPVNGIFRRNSILAYFDDPRYRRKSSGIIKYGTIETHSVIKKEDLIEYRGVKEFRSKYQMKVDRFFFIPEEVHILPGSSSIMVRNNSIVGVDTQITLNLRSRVGGLVRVERKNKRIELKIFXGDIHFPGETDKISRHTGVLIPSGTGKRNSKESKKVKNWVYVQRITPSKKRFFVLVRPVVTYEITDGINLATLFPPDPLQERDNVELRIVNYILYGNGKPIRGISDTSIQLVRTCLVLNWNQDKKSSSCEEARASFVEISTNGLNRHFLRINLVKSPISYIEKRNDPSGSEFLSDNGSDCTNINPFSSIYSYSKAKIQQSLSQPQGTIHTLLNRNKECQSLIIFSAANCCQMGPFKDVKYHSVIKESIKKDPLIPIRNSLGPLGTCLPIENFYSSYHLITHNQILVTNYFQLDNLNQTFQVIKFKYYLMDENGKFFNPDPCRNIILNPFNLNWSFLHHNYCEKTSKIISLGQFICENVYIAKNGPPLKSGQVILVQVDSIVIRSAKPYLATPGATVHGHYGETLYEGDTLVTFIYEKSRSGDITQGLPKVEQVLEVRSIDSISMNLEKRVEGWNKCITRILGIPWGFLIGAELTIAQSRISLVNKIQQVYRSQGVQIHNRHIEIIVRQITSKVLVSEDGLSNVFSPGELIGLLRAERMGRALEEAICYRVVLLGITRASLNTQSFISEASFQETARVLAKAALRGRIDWLKGLKENVVLGGVIPVGTGFKGLVHPSKQHNNIPLETKKKNLFEGEMRDILFHHRKLFDSCLSKKFHDIPEQSFIGFNDS